A region of Lujinxingia litoralis DNA encodes the following proteins:
- a CDS encoding aminoglycoside phosphotransferase family protein, translated as MEQRLRQTLSDFFDPQVAEHARLENLGGHASLRIYWRVHLPSDLQPPRVYPRGELTQMAMVLPEGADQMASDEGGSSADARPTELPFVDVQRYLANIGLPVPAIDRVDMARGVLLLEDLGDEMFEHAVLAASGPDDVEDLYRQAIELLVDLQMRVEAERAEPRYQSVAFGRAFDAELLRWELDHYREWGLDNHYGPDALGEHREALNALFDRLTDEICALPTTLVLRDYQSRNIMRKQGTWVLIDFQDALIGPVIYDLVALLRDSYIELQPDQVARLLEVYIDHGARRGLPWCADAETLRRAFYLQTLQRKLKDAGRFIFIDKVKHNPGFLDYYQPSIGYVRQALHALDGYHGLDAILAAVEPAYGEPSTAP; from the coding sequence ATGGAACAACGCCTGCGTCAGACCCTCTCCGATTTCTTTGATCCCCAGGTCGCCGAGCACGCGCGCCTGGAGAACCTGGGCGGCCACGCCTCCCTGCGGATTTACTGGCGCGTGCACCTGCCGAGCGACCTGCAGCCGCCCCGCGTCTACCCCCGTGGGGAGCTCACCCAGATGGCGATGGTGCTGCCGGAGGGGGCCGACCAGATGGCCAGCGACGAGGGGGGCTCCTCGGCCGACGCTCGCCCCACCGAGCTGCCCTTTGTCGATGTGCAGCGCTACCTGGCCAACATCGGCCTGCCGGTGCCGGCCATCGATCGGGTCGACATGGCCCGCGGCGTGCTCCTGCTCGAAGACCTGGGCGACGAGATGTTTGAACACGCCGTGCTGGCCGCCTCGGGCCCGGACGACGTCGAAGACCTCTACCGCCAGGCCATCGAGCTCCTGGTCGACCTCCAGATGCGGGTGGAGGCCGAGCGCGCCGAGCCCCGCTACCAGAGCGTGGCCTTCGGGCGCGCCTTCGACGCCGAGTTGTTGCGCTGGGAGCTCGACCACTACCGGGAGTGGGGCCTCGACAACCATTACGGCCCCGACGCCCTTGGCGAGCATCGCGAGGCGCTCAACGCCCTCTTCGACCGCCTCACCGATGAGATCTGCGCGCTGCCCACCACCCTGGTGCTGCGCGACTATCAGTCGCGAAACATCATGCGCAAACAGGGAACCTGGGTGCTCATCGACTTCCAGGACGCCCTGATCGGCCCGGTGATCTACGACCTGGTCGCCCTGCTGCGCGACTCCTACATCGAGCTTCAGCCCGACCAGGTCGCGCGCCTTCTCGAAGTCTACATCGACCACGGCGCCCGCCGCGGCCTCCCCTGGTGCGCCGACGCCGAGACCCTCCGCCGGGCCTTCTACCTGCAGACGCTCCAGCGCAAACTCAAAGACGCCGGACGCTTCATCTTTATCGACAAGGTCAAGCATAACCCGGGCTTCCTTGACTACTACCAACCCTCTATCGGATACGTGCGCCAGGCACTTCACGCGCTCGACGGCTACCACGGCCTCGACGCAATCCTTGCAGCGGTCGAACCCGCCTACGGTGAGCCCTCAACAGCTCCCTGA
- a CDS encoding threonine/serine ThrE exporter family protein — MSTIRPDSKFRKMLGVPRTRRARETGEPKIDSKAVEFVLRVGRALHQYGTPAHRLEEVLEEMTRRFNMEAHFFSTPTSIMAAFGPLGDQRSYLVRVEPGDVNLGQMSDVDEIVTRVLAGELTTARGLELIEEVERAPQRYPAWLETLCWVTSAAAAGIMFGGGWREMWISGLSGLGIGLLTLLAARSPTVNRIFVALSAFIASFVGGAMAVVADGASVFIPMVAGLIVLLPGLTLTVALTELATRNLAAGAARLTLALMILLEMAFGVAVGLRLAEMLFGSAPQMTTVGLSFGVAAVSLVVASISFTVLLRARFADVGWILGAAALAYVGTRQGTLWLGPEVGVFIAALVVGVASNGFARFFDRPASIVMVPGILLLVPGSVGFRSVSRLLERDVVGGLETAFVMTLVAASLVAGLLVANLLLPPRKAL, encoded by the coding sequence ATGAGCACGATCAGGCCCGATAGTAAGTTCAGGAAAATGCTCGGGGTGCCACGCACTCGCCGCGCGCGGGAGACGGGGGAGCCGAAGATCGATTCCAAGGCCGTGGAGTTCGTGCTGCGGGTGGGGCGCGCGCTTCACCAGTACGGTACGCCGGCCCACCGCTTAGAAGAGGTGCTCGAGGAGATGACCCGGCGCTTTAATATGGAGGCGCATTTCTTTTCGACGCCGACCTCCATCATGGCGGCGTTCGGGCCGCTGGGGGACCAGCGCTCGTATCTGGTGCGGGTGGAGCCGGGCGATGTGAACCTGGGGCAGATGTCGGATGTCGATGAGATCGTCACCCGGGTGCTGGCCGGCGAGCTCACCACGGCGCGGGGGCTGGAGTTGATCGAGGAGGTCGAGCGGGCGCCCCAGCGCTACCCGGCCTGGCTGGAGACGCTCTGCTGGGTGACGTCGGCGGCGGCGGCCGGGATCATGTTTGGTGGGGGCTGGCGGGAGATGTGGATCTCGGGGCTCTCCGGGCTGGGGATCGGGCTTTTGACGCTGCTGGCGGCGCGATCGCCCACGGTGAACCGGATCTTTGTGGCGCTCAGCGCCTTTATCGCCTCGTTTGTGGGCGGGGCGATGGCGGTGGTGGCGGACGGGGCGTCGGTGTTCATTCCGATGGTTGCCGGGCTGATCGTGCTTTTGCCGGGGCTGACGCTGACGGTGGCGCTCACCGAATTGGCCACGCGTAACCTGGCCGCCGGGGCGGCGCGCCTGACCCTGGCGCTGATGATCCTTTTGGAGATGGCCTTCGGGGTGGCGGTGGGGCTGCGCCTGGCCGAGATGCTCTTTGGCAGCGCGCCCCAGATGACCACGGTGGGGCTGAGCTTCGGGGTGGCGGCGGTGTCGCTGGTGGTGGCGTCGATCTCGTTTACGGTGCTCTTGCGGGCGCGCTTCGCCGATGTGGGGTGGATACTGGGGGCGGCGGCGCTGGCCTACGTGGGCACACGCCAGGGCACCCTGTGGCTGGGGCCGGAGGTGGGCGTGTTCATCGCGGCGCTGGTGGTGGGGGTGGCGAGCAACGGGTTTGCGCGCTTCTTCGATCGCCCGGCGTCGATTGTGATGGTGCCGGGGATTCTGCTGCTGGTGCCCGGGAGTGTGGGCTTTCGCAGCGTGTCGCGCCTGCTGGAGCGCGATGTGGTGGGAGGGCTGGAGACGGCGTTTGTGATGACGCTTGTGGCCGCCTCGCTTGTGGCCGGCTTGCTGGTGGCCAACCTCTTGCTGCCGCCGCGCAAGGCGCTCTGA
- a CDS encoding MopE-related protein encodes MSAKLRFALILLLSLSLSACADTDVADPATGDTDVRPQPDTGNDPDVDTTPDVDTTPDTDPEPDTDPEPDTDPEPDTDPEPDTGPDPVCCTPGETSCVGGSEFIECVDDGNLCGQWTEASLCPGGASCSANACEVCVDNDSDGFGEGCLAGPDCDDSNDQIHPGANELCDGIDNNCDGATDEGFNVGEACSVGLGVCVGHGTLTCRFDGTGAFCDALPASGSTEVCDQLDNDCDGAVDEDNVCGGTDPDPDPDPEPTTCTNDSYGTTNASSLNGVEFFSGGFEEMTLCPGEGYDWFYLGHLAAGERVQVELAYNPNTSSINFSLWAGSRQIKYGQGSSGLREIDHTLTSSDVQAATERITLQVYYSGTSSLPTGGIDYLIENVSP; translated from the coding sequence GTGTCCGCGAAGTTACGATTTGCTCTTATCCTGCTTCTCTCGCTCAGCCTGAGCGCCTGTGCCGACACCGACGTCGCCGATCCCGCCACCGGCGACACGGATGTCCGCCCGCAGCCCGATACGGGCAACGATCCCGACGTCGACACCACACCCGACGTCGACACCACCCCCGACACCGATCCGGAGCCCGACACCGATCCGGAGCCCGACACCGATCCGGAGCCCGACACCGATCCAGAGCCCGACACCGGCCCGGATCCCGTCTGCTGCACCCCCGGGGAGACCTCCTGCGTGGGCGGCTCGGAGTTCATCGAGTGCGTAGATGACGGAAACCTCTGTGGCCAGTGGACCGAAGCCTCCCTCTGCCCCGGGGGCGCCTCCTGCTCGGCCAACGCCTGCGAGGTCTGCGTCGATAACGACTCCGATGGCTTTGGCGAAGGCTGCCTGGCTGGCCCGGACTGCGACGACTCCAACGACCAGATCCACCCGGGCGCCAACGAGCTCTGCGACGGGATCGATAACAACTGCGATGGCGCCACCGACGAGGGCTTCAACGTTGGCGAGGCCTGCTCGGTAGGCCTGGGCGTCTGCGTGGGTCATGGCACCCTGACCTGCCGCTTCGACGGCACCGGCGCCTTCTGCGACGCCCTGCCCGCTTCGGGCTCCACCGAGGTCTGCGACCAGCTGGACAACGACTGCGACGGCGCCGTCGACGAAGATAACGTCTGCGGCGGCACCGACCCGGACCCGGATCCGGACCCCGAACCCACCACCTGCACCAACGACAGCTACGGCACCACCAACGCCAGCAGCCTCAACGGTGTGGAGTTCTTCTCGGGCGGCTTTGAAGAGATGACCCTCTGCCCGGGCGAGGGCTACGACTGGTTCTACCTGGGCCACCTCGCTGCTGGCGAGCGCGTGCAGGTCGAGCTCGCCTACAACCCCAACACTTCGTCGATCAACTTCTCACTCTGGGCGGGCTCTCGTCAGATCAAGTACGGCCAGGGCTCCAGCGGGCTGCGCGAGATCGACCACACCCTCACCAGCTCCGACGTTCAGGCTGCCACCGAGCGGATCACCCTGCAGGTCTACTACAGCGGAACCTCCTCGCTGCCGACCGGCGGCATCGACTACCTCATTGAGAACGTCTCCCCCTGA
- a CDS encoding AAA family ATPase has product MSTPASQSPHLRFMRELGALLRAPYALLHLETHEEERALDLIARLARRDERPVHTWSITRGFGDAPDNDNDTGGDADLARALARVATSPERGVYVFVDAAHLLENARLRRLLRETERSCARQGKTLIFVGPTPLDFPEFQKDLTPLSLPLPDREGIKKQLLAVFPPHHFPDLDSEALTAGALGLTQREAHRAFHRVRQQLLDAREERRTIDLEDAILQEKRRLVGRSEVLEFHPLDAGLDTVGGLDALKDWLVERRAAFGQEARAYGLPAPRGLLLLGVQGCGKSLSARVIGRHWGLPLLRLDMGRVFDGRRSPEESLRTALKTCDALAPCVLWIDEIEKGFARGPGDEGRSSRVLGSLLTWQQERQTPVFVVATANSVTDLPPEMLRKGRFDEIFFVDLPQPHERQEILSIHLARRGRAIEPETIAEVAELCEHFSGAELEQVVISAMYSAFAGGRELDRDDLVYAARDTVPLYRTYEESIKGLREWAHQRARQASRTRRMLDFFTPG; this is encoded by the coding sequence ATGAGCACACCCGCCTCCCAAAGCCCCCACCTGCGCTTTATGCGCGAGCTGGGGGCGCTTTTACGTGCCCCCTACGCCCTGCTCCACCTGGAAACCCACGAGGAGGAGCGCGCCCTCGATCTGATCGCGCGTCTGGCCCGCCGCGATGAGCGCCCGGTGCACACCTGGTCGATCACCCGCGGCTTCGGCGACGCCCCCGACAACGACAACGACACCGGCGGCGACGCCGACCTGGCCCGGGCCCTGGCTCGGGTCGCCACCAGCCCGGAGCGCGGCGTCTACGTCTTCGTCGATGCCGCGCATCTGCTCGAAAACGCCAGGCTGCGCCGCCTCCTGCGCGAAACCGAGCGGAGCTGCGCCCGTCAGGGCAAAACCCTGATCTTCGTCGGCCCCACCCCCCTCGACTTCCCCGAGTTTCAAAAAGACCTCACCCCCCTCTCGCTGCCCCTTCCCGATCGCGAGGGGATCAAAAAACAACTCCTGGCCGTCTTTCCTCCCCACCACTTCCCCGACCTCGACAGCGAAGCCCTCACCGCCGGCGCCCTCGGCCTGACCCAGCGCGAGGCGCATCGCGCCTTTCACCGCGTGCGCCAACAGCTGCTCGACGCCCGCGAAGAGCGACGCACCATCGATCTGGAGGACGCCATCCTCCAGGAGAAACGTCGCCTGGTCGGCCGCAGCGAAGTCCTGGAATTTCACCCCCTGGACGCCGGCCTCGACACCGTGGGCGGCCTCGACGCCCTCAAAGACTGGCTCGTCGAGCGCCGCGCGGCCTTCGGTCAAGAAGCCCGCGCCTACGGTCTGCCCGCCCCCCGGGGCCTGCTCCTGCTCGGCGTGCAGGGCTGCGGCAAAAGCCTCAGCGCCCGGGTCATCGGCCGACACTGGGGCCTGCCCCTTTTGCGCCTGGATATGGGACGCGTCTTCGACGGTCGGCGCTCCCCGGAAGAATCCCTGCGCACGGCCCTCAAGACCTGCGATGCCCTGGCCCCCTGTGTCCTGTGGATCGATGAGATCGAAAAGGGCTTTGCCCGCGGCCCCGGCGACGAGGGCCGCTCCAGCCGCGTGCTGGGCTCCCTGCTCACCTGGCAGCAAGAGCGCCAGACGCCGGTCTTCGTGGTCGCCACCGCCAACAGCGTCACCGACCTCCCCCCCGAGATGCTGCGCAAGGGACGCTTCGACGAGATCTTCTTTGTCGATCTGCCCCAGCCCCACGAGCGCCAGGAGATCTTGAGCATCCACCTGGCCCGGCGCGGCCGCGCCATCGAGCCCGAGACCATCGCCGAGGTCGCCGAGCTCTGCGAACACTTCTCCGGCGCCGAGCTGGAGCAGGTCGTCATCAGCGCCATGTACAGCGCGTTTGCCGGCGGTCGCGAACTCGACCGCGACGACCTGGTCTACGCCGCCCGCGACACCGTGCCCCTCTACCGCACCTACGAAGAGAGCATCAAAGGGCTGCGCGAGTGGGCCCATCAACGCGCGCGCCAGGCCTCCCGCACTCGCCGCATGCTCGACTTCTTCACCCCCGGTTGA
- a CDS encoding PEGA domain-containing protein, with the protein MRQAHSQKIVYALYTLIALALVTAAALLIQERDAIELLATGDDTDFAAYQATSEAPAPEAPERDDVPTPNVELAELPEPEDLNSGEWEILDPLPPEELSAPAPVEVGQQKRRLRPAHLTVVTDFSQAQVTVNGLPYPAYSEQGTNEGMILPAGGPHRVVVDYGGNQRVYELALRPNEERVLMVELSGYSGGSPPRPSVSPSKPAEKPSEPEPESEPADGQGRITVYSRPRGAVVVNGSDRGQQTPGTVEVEAGRHEVQVRYEDGEVSEKKVVRVREGSRIKLFFRQSK; encoded by the coding sequence ATGCGCCAGGCGCACTCCCAGAAGATCGTCTACGCCCTCTACACGCTGATCGCGTTGGCCCTCGTCACCGCCGCCGCGCTGCTCATCCAGGAGCGCGACGCCATCGAGCTCCTGGCCACCGGCGACGACACCGATTTCGCCGCCTATCAGGCCACGTCAGAAGCCCCGGCCCCCGAAGCCCCCGAGCGCGACGACGTCCCGACGCCAAACGTCGAGCTCGCCGAGCTCCCCGAGCCTGAAGACCTCAACTCCGGCGAGTGGGAGATCTTAGACCCGCTGCCCCCCGAAGAGCTCAGCGCCCCGGCCCCGGTGGAAGTCGGCCAGCAAAAGCGCCGTCTGCGCCCGGCCCACCTCACCGTCGTCACCGACTTCTCCCAGGCCCAGGTCACCGTCAACGGCCTCCCCTACCCGGCCTACTCCGAGCAGGGCACCAACGAGGGCATGATCCTGCCGGCCGGCGGCCCCCACCGCGTGGTCGTCGATTACGGCGGCAACCAGCGCGTCTACGAACTGGCCCTTCGCCCCAATGAGGAGCGCGTGCTCATGGTCGAGCTCTCGGGCTACAGCGGCGGCAGCCCCCCGCGCCCTTCGGTCTCCCCGAGCAAACCCGCGGAGAAACCCTCGGAGCCCGAGCCCGAATCCGAACCCGCAGACGGCCAGGGTCGCATCACCGTCTACTCACGCCCCCGCGGCGCGGTGGTCGTCAACGGCAGCGATCGCGGCCAGCAGACCCCCGGCACCGTCGAAGTCGAAGCCGGACGCCACGAGGTCCAGGTCCGCTACGAAGATGGCGAAGTCAGCGAGAAAAAGGTCGTCCGCGTACGCGAGGGCTCGCGCATCAAGCTCTTCTTCCGTCAGTCCAAATGA
- a CDS encoding transglycosylase SLT domain-containing protein — translation MNDLHFKTTRALLFCALLLWGFTGVAWAEEPAASAPETSEAVGDEEAALRALKRAELALDQADEAEEALATESDAEEALATESDAEEAGLVPPRQLATGGEDSPEPPTLEAELATEELSRPSDEPETDAPEALSDARADEEPNAGDDAIPAAADDESSDTDALATVPLDAIEDALLNAESAAEARHEHDVLAEDALAEDVLAEDALAEDAHDEALPVGISQAQAAKLREFFERLSDGEVTTGWEPPAAVRAVSSRLLGAGKDYLVLAPYVADPRWPDAMQLLVDDKCQDALSLATDILGPVELHADGEPAIRYAFARMQMCANDRSRGVATMQELAEQPTSVGELARRALGRSRQQAVEDEAMALSSHIRQADQLAREGQVDQALRDLYNLRQELDQAWDRYQVRKAEARILERAERPDEAAQVWLGIYRMTRAWRSSDRIASEIAEAERRLRTSIVPFGDRVDRMRELIARGRYRHAHQVSRENAQMRGVSGSEVRGWTRYRQALQNERERKRDKALEEFAEAERLIKDPALRPRLYFGWARALRRMDRDSEAIELYQRLCREYPTNALCPESLYEAGRLYQYKNKHEEARALFFDLVGLHPFSDHVPDALWRTALSAYLQQDYDAAIPPLLDLVHHYGQIKDESELTLGLKARYWLGVNHLKAGRSEEARQWLQDTINSGPLTWYGRLAVARLEQHELPARVRLPTINLSADEITNLATLRLPDNPRLAVSAELVRLGLYKDALAEVRRQESVHPVPEGATQLRAGLHLAIDEPNWAHWIMKSVIEERGPSLRNIRDWGFAFPVNYMELAHKYGDAYGVSPFLVQAIIRQESGFRPTVKSYAGAMGLMQLMPGTARYTSRTFLEEGSVSNNQILNPDTNVRLGTMYIRIHIAHAADRPSLALAGYNAGPAPLRSWMERYGDREVDAWVESITYKEARGYVRKVMTSFITYQGLYGDGTLPDISLEMPEELRPWGRIPEVEAAQSEPVSMLLVF, via the coding sequence ATGAACGATCTGCACTTCAAAACGACGCGCGCGCTGCTCTTCTGCGCGCTGCTTCTGTGGGGATTCACCGGCGTGGCCTGGGCGGAAGAGCCCGCCGCCAGCGCGCCCGAAACCAGCGAGGCCGTCGGCGACGAGGAAGCGGCGCTCCGCGCGCTCAAACGCGCCGAACTCGCGCTGGATCAGGCCGACGAAGCCGAGGAGGCTCTCGCCACCGAGAGCGACGCCGAGGAGGCTCTCGCCACCGAGAGCGACGCCGAGGAGGCCGGCCTCGTGCCTCCTCGCCAACTCGCCACGGGAGGGGAAGATTCCCCCGAGCCCCCGACCCTGGAAGCCGAACTCGCCACCGAGGAGCTCTCCCGGCCCTCTGACGAGCCCGAGACCGACGCTCCCGAAGCCCTGAGCGACGCCCGCGCCGACGAAGAGCCCAACGCCGGCGACGACGCGATCCCGGCTGCCGCCGACGACGAAAGCTCCGACACCGACGCGCTCGCCACGGTCCCTCTCGACGCGATCGAAGACGCGCTTCTAAACGCCGAGAGCGCCGCTGAAGCTCGCCATGAGCACGACGTCCTGGCCGAAGACGCCCTGGCCGAAGACGTCCTGGCCGAAGACGCCCTGGCTGAAGACGCCCACGACGAAGCCTTGCCGGTGGGGATCAGCCAGGCGCAGGCCGCCAAACTTCGCGAGTTTTTTGAGCGCTTAAGCGATGGCGAGGTCACCACCGGCTGGGAGCCCCCGGCGGCGGTACGGGCGGTCTCCAGTCGCCTGTTAGGCGCGGGCAAAGACTACCTGGTGCTGGCGCCCTACGTCGCCGATCCCCGCTGGCCCGACGCCATGCAGCTGCTCGTCGACGATAAGTGCCAGGACGCCCTGTCCCTGGCCACCGACATCCTGGGCCCGGTCGAGCTGCATGCCGATGGCGAGCCGGCCATCCGCTACGCCTTTGCCCGCATGCAGATGTGCGCCAACGATCGCTCCCGCGGCGTGGCCACCATGCAGGAGCTGGCCGAGCAGCCCACCAGCGTCGGCGAGCTCGCCAGACGCGCCCTGGGCCGCTCCCGCCAGCAGGCCGTGGAAGATGAAGCCATGGCCCTCTCCTCCCACATCCGCCAGGCCGACCAGCTCGCCCGCGAGGGCCAGGTCGACCAGGCCTTAAGAGACCTCTACAACCTGCGTCAGGAGCTCGATCAGGCCTGGGATCGCTACCAGGTGCGCAAAGCCGAGGCCCGCATCCTGGAGCGTGCCGAGCGCCCCGACGAAGCCGCCCAGGTGTGGCTGGGCATCTACCGCATGACCCGCGCCTGGCGCAGCAGCGACCGCATCGCCAGCGAGATCGCCGAAGCCGAACGCCGCCTGCGCACCTCGATCGTACCCTTTGGGGACCGCGTCGATCGGATGCGCGAACTCATCGCCCGGGGGCGCTACCGCCACGCCCACCAGGTCTCGCGCGAGAACGCCCAGATGCGCGGCGTCTCCGGCTCCGAGGTTCGCGGCTGGACCCGCTACCGTCAGGCCCTGCAAAACGAACGCGAACGCAAGCGCGACAAAGCCCTCGAAGAGTTCGCCGAGGCCGAGCGCCTGATCAAAGATCCGGCCCTGCGCCCGCGCCTCTACTTCGGCTGGGCCCGCGCCCTGCGACGGATGGACCGCGACAGCGAAGCCATCGAGCTCTACCAGCGCCTCTGCCGGGAGTACCCCACCAACGCGCTCTGCCCCGAGTCGCTCTACGAGGCCGGCCGCCTCTACCAGTACAAAAACAAGCACGAAGAGGCCCGCGCGCTCTTCTTTGACCTGGTCGGGTTGCACCCCTTCAGCGACCACGTACCCGACGCCCTGTGGCGCACCGCGCTCAGCGCCTACCTCCAACAGGACTACGACGCGGCCATCCCTCCCCTGCTCGACCTGGTGCATCATTACGGGCAGATCAAAGACGAGTCGGAGCTTACCCTGGGCCTCAAAGCCCGCTACTGGCTGGGGGTCAACCACCTCAAGGCCGGGCGCAGCGAAGAGGCTCGCCAGTGGCTCCAGGACACCATCAACTCCGGCCCCCTGACCTGGTACGGCCGTCTGGCCGTCGCGCGTCTGGAGCAACACGAGCTGCCGGCCCGTGTGCGCCTGCCCACCATCAACTTGAGCGCCGACGAGATCACCAACCTGGCTACCCTGCGCCTGCCCGATAACCCGCGCCTGGCCGTGAGCGCCGAGCTGGTGCGCCTGGGACTCTACAAAGATGCCCTGGCCGAGGTCCGCCGCCAGGAATCCGTCCACCCGGTGCCCGAAGGCGCCACCCAGCTGCGCGCCGGGCTGCACCTGGCGATCGACGAGCCCAACTGGGCGCACTGGATCATGAAGTCAGTCATCGAAGAGCGCGGCCCCTCGCTGCGCAACATCCGCGACTGGGGCTTTGCCTTCCCGGTCAACTACATGGAGCTCGCCCACAAATACGGCGACGCCTACGGCGTCTCTCCCTTCCTGGTGCAGGCCATCATCCGCCAGGAGAGCGGCTTCCGCCCCACCGTCAAAAGCTACGCCGGCGCCATGGGCCTGATGCAGCTGATGCCGGGCACCGCCCGCTACACCTCGCGCACCTTCCTGGAAGAGGGCTCGGTCTCCAACAACCAGATCCTCAACCCCGACACCAACGTGCGCCTGGGCACCATGTACATCCGGATTCACATCGCCCACGCCGCCGATCGCCCCTCCCTGGCCCTGGCCGGCTACAACGCCGGCCCCGCCCCGCTGCGCTCCTGGATGGAACGCTACGGCGACCGCGAGGTCGACGCCTGGGTCGAATCCATCACCTACAAGGAAGCCCGCGGCTACGTGCGCAAGGTCATGACCAGCTTCATCACCTACCAGGGCCTCTACGGCGACGGCACCCTCCCCGACATCTCCCTGGAGATGCCCGAGGAGCTGCGCCCCTGGGGCAGGATCCCAGAGGTCGAAGCCGCCCAGAGCGAACCCGTCTCGATGCTTTTGGTCTTTTAA
- a CDS encoding radical SAM protein, with amino-acid sequence MIDIDFSAQPLPEGPAPELALSHLDTLWLQVTGTLCNLACRHCFISCGPKNESHPFMALDEVRRAVETGAAMGVKEYYFTGGEPFMHPEIREMIALTLEHGPLSVLTNGVLIDEELAAWLADTFERARYNFDVRVSLDGTTARENDAIRGRHTFEKILAGAVRLHRAGLNPVFTVTTCHAELAESAGRQRFFELLAERGITRPRLKFLAPFKIGREERRGGAYAPYERLTEDALDEEARRSLQCSSCRMVTAKGVYPCPILIEEEGARMGDRLEDALAPIRLDHPACYTCFVEGVTCRT; translated from the coding sequence ATGATTGATATCGACTTCTCGGCGCAACCCTTGCCCGAGGGCCCGGCCCCGGAGCTGGCGTTGAGCCATCTGGACACGCTCTGGCTCCAGGTCACCGGCACGCTATGCAATCTGGCCTGCCGGCATTGCTTCATCTCCTGCGGTCCCAAAAACGAGAGTCACCCCTTTATGGCGCTCGACGAGGTGCGCCGGGCGGTGGAGACGGGCGCGGCGATGGGGGTCAAGGAGTACTACTTCACCGGGGGGGAGCCTTTTATGCACCCGGAGATCCGCGAGATGATCGCGCTGACCCTGGAGCACGGCCCCTTAAGCGTGCTCACCAACGGGGTGCTCATCGACGAGGAGTTGGCGGCGTGGCTGGCGGACACCTTTGAGCGCGCTCGCTACAACTTCGATGTGCGCGTCTCCCTGGACGGGACCACCGCCCGGGAGAACGACGCGATCCGCGGGCGTCATACCTTTGAGAAGATCCTGGCCGGGGCCGTACGACTGCACCGGGCCGGGCTCAACCCGGTGTTTACCGTGACCACCTGCCACGCCGAGTTGGCCGAGAGCGCCGGCCGCCAGAGGTTTTTTGAGCTCCTGGCCGAGCGGGGCATCACTCGCCCCCGGCTGAAGTTTCTGGCGCCCTTTAAGATCGGGCGAGAGGAGCGACGCGGCGGAGCCTACGCGCCCTATGAGCGTTTGACCGAAGACGCGCTCGACGAGGAGGCTCGTCGCAGCCTGCAATGCTCCAGCTGCCGGATGGTGACGGCCAAGGGCGTGTATCCCTGCCCGATCCTCATCGAAGAGGAGGGCGCGCGCATGGGCGATCGCCTGGAGGATGCGCTGGCGCCCATTCGGCTGGATCACCCGGCCTGCTACACCTGTTTTGTGGAGGGGGTGACATGTCGCACCTGA
- a CDS encoding metallophosphoesterase family protein → MSHLRRFAIFGGVYNNFLSLEATLAEARALGCEAIYCLGDMGGVGPCPDRVFPLLRESADLFVMQGNYDHSIGHRLEDCACGYTDPRDNYYAQISYDYTLAHTADEHKDWLRDLPTEFRRQWGGARVLMSHGSPRQVNEFLWESMCPDSFLTHLLDEHQADVLFITHTGIPWQRRLPDGRQVINVGAIGRPANNGRTSVDYALVEVEGDEVRVTLRPIDYDHQALAELMRQEGLPEPFVETILTGWWTTCLEVMPARERARGRY, encoded by the coding sequence ATGTCGCACCTGAGACGTTTTGCGATTTTTGGCGGGGTCTACAACAACTTCCTGAGTCTGGAGGCGACCCTGGCCGAGGCCCGGGCGCTGGGCTGCGAGGCCATCTACTGCCTGGGCGATATGGGAGGGGTTGGCCCCTGCCCCGACCGGGTGTTTCCGCTGCTTCGGGAGTCGGCAGACCTCTTTGTGATGCAGGGCAACTACGATCATTCCATCGGCCATCGGCTGGAGGATTGCGCCTGTGGCTACACCGATCCGCGCGATAACTACTACGCGCAGATCAGCTATGATTACACGCTGGCTCATACCGCCGATGAGCATAAGGACTGGCTGCGCGACCTGCCCACGGAGTTTCGGCGCCAGTGGGGCGGGGCGCGCGTGCTGATGAGTCACGGCAGCCCCCGGCAGGTCAACGAGTTTTTATGGGAGTCGATGTGTCCGGATAGCTTTCTGACGCACCTGCTCGATGAGCATCAGGCCGACGTGCTCTTCATCACGCATACGGGCATTCCCTGGCAGCGGCGCCTGCCCGACGGGCGGCAGGTGATCAACGTCGGGGCGATCGGCAGGCCGGCCAACAACGGGCGCACCAGCGTGGACTACGCGCTGGTGGAGGTGGAGGGCGACGAGGTCAGGGTGACGCTGCGCCCGATCGACTACGATCACCAGGCGCTGGCCGAGTTGATGCGCCAGGAGGGGCTCCCGGAGCCCTTTGTCGAGACGATCCTCACCGGGTGGTGGACCACCTGTCTGGAGGTGATGCCCGCGCGGGAGCGCGCCCGGGGCAGGTATTAG